The genomic stretch TAGCATAGAATAAAGTTACGAATTATCTATATAAGTTATCAATTGAAAGTTATATAATGCAAAAGAAACTTTCAATAGTTACACAAATATTTTCGAAATGTAAAATAGCTTCCCATTCTTTTCTATCCATTTTCCAACAAGTTAATACCAGAAACAAGTTGTCATGCATGTAGCAGAAAGCCAGAAGCAATGCACTAGAAAGCAATCACATTACTTTTTGCAATGATTATTCATTAATATACATATGTCAAATACATCAAATttgaacaaattaaatttttccaGTTACAAATCCTAATGACTTATGAAAGTGAATCAACTAATCATGCTAGTACACTAATATTCTGATACCGGAAAAGCAAATATACACCTCCAGAGTCCAAGACACTAGCATCCACCATTTGTGGCTGAAAAACTAAAGTACACATCTTGGGTTATTCTGTTTTGTAAGTTTGGCAGTTTGCATATACAAATTATCTGTAGAAGCCAGGTAAGGTTACTTACATCAAAGATCAGTCACCCTGAAACAATTTCCTGGAAACTGAGCCAGATGCTTGATCCCCATCAGCTATGTAATTGTCATAACCTGAATCCCCTTCCCGTTGAATTGAACGCTTGTTTCCTGTCAATGGTGTCTCACATACTCTGTCATAGCTTGCCCTTTTCCGCTTCTCGTTTGGCACCTTTCTAAAGGGGTCTGTCTTTGGTTTCATAGCCTTGTGTTTTGGCGCCCAAACTCTCTGCAAATCAGGTATCCAACTCGTGAAAGATGAGAACCTACGTGCCCTATCTCTCCTTTCCTTAGCTTCAATTAGTTTTCGGCCATGATCTTCTTGAATAGCCCTTTGGAGTTTTCCAGTGTCATTATTCTGCAACTGAAAGGGCTCGTTTTCTGATGAAATGGGTCCATTACTGATATCATTTTCACCCATTTCATCTCTGTATACTATTTGGTTCAAGGGTTTATCGCTGTCCTCACTGTTAAGAAAATTATTAGGGGCTTCCTCCACATCTGCAAACAGCAGCAGGTCCATTTTGTTGTAGATTTTGTGGACCACGTCTTCAAGAGTGTGAGAATACCTGCAATTTTGAGGGGTCCCACTATCATTAGTCTACCTGGTTTGTTTGTTATGCAGTCATCTACTTAGTTccatttttcttgttcttatggTTATTAGTTTTCCTGTTAGTGAAACTAGATTTGGTAACAATGATGCTGGTATTTTGACGTTTCCATCAGTATAATAAAATAAGAGTATGAAAACTAGTGCTATGAATCCCATATCTATCAGCGATATACTTTATACAGTATGATCTTTCTATTTTTCCTTGATCCTATTCCTATATATTCATTTTCAACCGTTTCTATGGAGAAAGATAAAAGTATGTCTGGTTTGGGTAGAAAGACAACTACTAAGCAATTTTAAGTTACTCTGCaagaattaaaaatactaaCTCTTTCCATACTGAAGTATACTTTCAGGTAACGTACATCCCTCCATTTTGAACCCTATCTCCTTTACATAGTAAAATGACTAGAAAATTATAGGGGAGTGTGTATATATAGGAATAACTGCAgcgaatgaaaataaaataaatagctaacacttcaaaaataatatttaaacaTTCAGAATAATTATCAACCATCGTGCAAAACACCCCAATCCATGTGTAAAATCCTGTACCTGCTTTTGATGATCTTTGCCACATAATTTTCAAGGTTCCAATCACCAAAGAAACCCCCTTCCATGTGGCAGTGCATGTCATCCAAAAGCTGGCATATTTTCTTGATAAACTTGTGTTTACTAGAATCCTCGACTCCACTTCCAACCTCTGATTGTAAAATCTCCATCCGAAGCAAAATCTGCAGCTCATATCTAATGGTGATTAAGGAAATACAAGAAGTAAAAGTACCGCAAATTTTACAACTGTTCAACACATCATATGCAGAATTAAAGGAAAACATTGTCAAAGGATACTCTCTAGCTGCATGCTCTGTAACTTGTTTAGTACGTCTTGGTTCGGAGGCCTGAGAGAAAGAATTTCTGCTTTTATACTTTGCTGCCAACTCTTTTGGTTCTTTCAATAGAAATTTTATCAGTTCAGATGCAACAATGCTACTGGAAGGAGCATTATGACCCTCATTACTGATTTCCCTATCATCATGCTGACCTTCAGAATTTGTTTCTCTGCCACCCTTCTGGCCCTCAGAATTGGTTTCTCTGCTATCCTTCCGACACAGCCAATAGATAGATGAATTCACAAGTCGCTTTGCCATAGCCCCAAGGTCTATATCTTCTGATTCAATCCCCTGTTGGATCTTGGTGGAAAGATTACTGAAAAATTCTGCAGACGTTTCTAACCTACAGTCAAGCACAGCGTCATCCTGTATTCTAGAAGCCTCGGTGTTAATCCCAGCTGAGGCAGATGAGGATACCGGCTGTTCAATATTTTGAGGTGACTCAGTTAATTTATCTTTATTCTTTTCTGCAATGATCTCATTTGACTTTGGTGTTTCTGGCAAATTTATTATATCACTACAGCTAGACTTCTTTATCTGTTTCATCCACCATTTCAAAAACTTCAACTTTTTTGACTTGCTACTTTCAATGACTGAATAAACATCCTTCAAATCCATTTCAAATTGATCACATACTGATTCACAGAATGAGCTCCATGTAAGGTTTTGAAGTGATTTCAAatccatctttttcttttccccaTGACCCTCATTAGCTGCATCACTCTCCTTAGCTTGAGAATCCAAGAAAACCTTGTCCTTCTTAGATTTGCGATCAGATTTAAAAACCCTATGTTCCATTGTCCTTATATATTGAGCCATGT from Arachis stenosperma cultivar V10309 chromosome 9, arast.V10309.gnm1.PFL2, whole genome shotgun sequence encodes the following:
- the LOC130950341 gene encoding uncharacterized protein LOC130950341, which codes for MGSSEADPDPVTRYSQTERIVLLIDLDPLLHLPDPTPYTSAILSSAATLLSFPSLSTALFSFRLFLSSLSPLLSSSTLSIPLSLSFDLPSPTLRHLSNALSSLPSLLRRHHISSPKASHIASTLRQLIHDYAWDPDSSLDSPIPSSLVLLFSPLCNSFEQLSLFLDREVGDEYSFREMFSEFFGGVRDVFSSRDIHCSWVSVSASARFEFECGDSGEVGRVRGFFERGVKGLGWGFCGADSIVLGSALVPFGLIYPKIGVCWGSLGFNDCSSKKAQVQLCLQMLDVNRIPIQCNCCDLELVDLKIPRRCGDARFNPDLANSQGAGCQRNERFRKQFSDGIIKFEVKAVQKSDAFVNVRQCLSESVMVREVFREPKKKKDENSDQFFADRVLQMLATEFGFQWRRKSVPIWEILLSFLCKEGCWALVSLTNGNGGSCMGVLRPFTVYSALLSVLGDPDMDNDIGGANMAQYIRTMEHRVFKSDRKSKKDKVFLDSQAKESDAANEGHGEKKKMDLKSLQNLTWSSFCESVCDQFEMDLKDVYSVIESSKSKKLKFLKWWMKQIKKSSCSDIINLPETPKSNEIIAEKNKDKLTESPQNIEQPVSSSASAGINTEASRIQDDAVLDCRLETSAEFFSNLSTKIQQGIESEDIDLGAMAKRLVNSSIYWLCRKDSRETNSEGQKGGRETNSEGHIVASELIKFLLKEPKELAAKYKSRNSFSQASEPRRTKQVTEHAAREYELQILLRMEILQSEVGSGVEDSSKHKFIKKICQLLDDMHCHMEGGFFGDWNLENYVAKIIKSRYSHTLEDVVHKIYNKMDLLLFADVEEAPNNFLNSEDSDKPLNQIVYRDEMGENDISNGPISSENEPFQLQNNDTGKLQRAIQEDHGRKLIEAKERRDRARRVWAPKHKAMKPKTDPFRKVPNEKRKRASYDRVCETPLTGNKRSIQREGDSGYDNYIADGDQASGSVSRKLFQGD